From Rhinolophus sinicus isolate RSC01 linkage group LG15, ASM3656204v1, whole genome shotgun sequence, the proteins below share one genomic window:
- the LOC109448004 gene encoding intercellular adhesion molecule 1 isoform X1: protein MMKMLLFGVWALLALILCPGATEELFEVSVWPDQALVKFGQSLMVNCSTTCPDPGPSGIETFLKKTQVGKGPRWKQFLLEDITESSILQCFFSCAGIQKDTSLGITMYQPPEQVTLELQPAWVAVDEVFTVKCYVPRVAPLENLTLTLLQGNQELHRKNFMSLAEASQRAEVTIRVKAQREDDRCNFSCRAELDLSSRGGELFHSSSAIKVLRSFEFSQRPQIQVPPLLEVGMAETVSCEVARVFPAKEVMFHMFLGDQELSPFLFWEEDTAWANATVRAMETGDQELSCLVSLGPMEQKTREPVHVYSFPPPILEIEELYPFAGTDINVTCTGHVLTSPSPTLWLQGVPDLPAPGEPAWLLLTTREEDDGRNFSCEASLEVQGQRFIKTTTIQLHVLYKPRLEESGCPGNQTWVEGTEQMLACIPKGNPTPSLVCTWNGVIFDLEVPQKATQNHTGIYCCTATNQLGSVSKDITLIVQGDCASLAARPRTEIPQGFGILLPTWKEERFQWAGEGETEKWAWGLRWGDFLALEPSQCSVFCTWAGLDEGNSSTIFIIIIVALGVGVITIALYWNYWPCKLERRKLPSRQKEKDKEEESQFAVGQAEKWNAHGC, encoded by the exons ATGATGAAAATGCTCCTGTTTGGTGTCTGGGCCCTGCTGGCTTTGATCCTTTGCCCAG GAGCCACAGAAGAGCTCTTTGAGGTTTCTGTTTGGCCAGATCAGGCCCTGGTAAAGTTTGGACAGTCCCTAATGGTCAACTGCAGCACTACCTGTCCAGACCCAGGACCTAGCGGGATTGAGACTTTCTTAAAGAAAACCCAGGTGGGCAAAGGGCCTCGGTGGAAGCAGTTTCTCCTGGAGGATATCACAGAGAGTTCCATCCTGCAGTGCTTCTTCTCTTGCGCCGGGATCCAGAAGGACACAAGCCTGGGCATCACCATGTATC AGCCACCAGAGCAGGTGACCCTGGAGCTGCAGCCTGCATGGGTGGCCGTGGATGAAGTCTTTACAGTGAAGTGCTATGTGCCCCGTGTAGCACCCCTGGAGAACCTCACCCTTACCCTCCTCCAGGGTAACCAAGAACTACATAGAAAGAACTTTATGAGCCTGGCTGAGGCCTCCCAAAGAGCCGAGGTCACCATCAGGGTCAAAGCGCAAAGGGAGGACGACAGGTGCAATTTCTCCTGCCGTGCAGAGCTGGACTTGAGTTCACGTGGAGGCGAGCTCTTTCACTCCAGTTCAGCCATCAAGGTGCTCCGGAGCTTTG AATTCTCTCAGCGCCCGCAAATCCAGGTCCCTCCACTTTTGGAGGTTGGGATGGCAGAGACTGTGAGCTGTGAGGTGGCTAGGGTGTTCCCAGCCAAAGAGGTAATGTTCCACATGTTCCTGGGAGACCAGGAGCTGAGCCCCTTTCTCTTCTGGGAAGAAGACACAGCATGGGCCAACGCTACTGTTCGGGCCATGGAGACTGGGGACCAGGAGCTGTCCTGCCTCGTATCTCTGGGTCCGATGGAACAGAAAACAAGAGAACCAGTGCATGTCTACA GCTTCCCTCCACCAATCCTGGAGATCGAAGAATTATACCCATTTGCAGGGACAGACATTAATGTGACCTGCACAGGGCATGTGTTAACATCACCCAGCCCTACTCTTTGGCTTCAGGGAGTCCCAGACCTCCCTGCCCCTGGGGAGCCTGCCTGGCTTTTACTTACCACCAGGGAGGAAGATGATGGTCGAAATTTCTCCTGTGAGGCCTCTTTGGAGGTTCAAGGTCAGCGGTTCATCAAAACCACTACGATCCAGCTCCATGTCTTAT ATAAGCCACGGTTAGAGGAATCTGGTTGCCCTGGCAACCAGACCTGGGTGGAAGGGACGGAGCAGATGCTTGCCTGCATCCCAAAGGGAAACCCTACTCCATCGTTGGTGTGTACCTGGAATGGAGTGATCTTCGACCTTGAAGTACCACAGAAGGCCACCCAGAACCACACTGGAATCTACTGCTGCACAGCCACTAACCAGCTGGGCTCTGTCAGCAAAGACATTACTCTCATTGTTCAAGGTGACTGTGCCTCACTTGCTGCCAGGCCCAGGACGGAAATCCCCCAGGGGTTTGGGATTCTTCTCCCAacatggaaagaagaaagatttcagtGGGCTGGGGAGGGTGAGACTGAGAAATGGGCTTGGGGGCTGCGGTGGGGTGATTTTCTTGCCCTAGAACCCTCCCAATGCTCTGTCTTCTGTACTTGGGCAGGACTGGATGAAGGAAACAGCTCcaccatcttcatcatcatcattgtggCCTTGGGAGTGGGTGTAATCACCATAGCACTATATTGGAACTATTGGCCCTGCAAGCTAGAGAGGAGAAAATTGCCCTCTAGGCAGAAAGAGAAGGACAAAGAGGAGGAAAGCCAGTTTGCTGTTGGACAAGCCGAAAAATGGAACGCACACGGTTGTTAA
- the LOC109448004 gene encoding intercellular adhesion molecule 5 isoform X2: MMKMLLFGVWALLALILCPGATEELFEVSVWPDQALVKFGQSLMVNCSTTCPDPGPSGIETFLKKTQVGKGPRWKQFLLEDITESSILQCFFSCAGIQKDTSLGITMYQPPEQVTLELQPAWVAVDEVFTVKCYVPRVAPLENLTLTLLQGNQELHRKNFMSLAEASQRAEVTIRVKAQREDDRCNFSCRAELDLSSRGGELFHSSSAIKVLRSFEFSQRPQIQVPPLLEVGMAETVSCEVARVFPAKEVMFHMFLGDQELSPFLFWEEDTAWANATVRAMETGDQELSCLVSLGPMEQKTREPVHVYSFPPPILEIEELYPFAGTDINVTCTGHVLTSPSPTLWLQGVPDLPAPGEPAWLLLTTREEDDGRNFSCEASLEVQGQRFIKTTTIQLHVLYKPRLEESGCPGNQTWVEGTEQMLACIPKGNPTPSLVCTWNGVIFDLEVPQKATQNHTGIYCCTATNQLGSVSKDITLIVQGLDEGNSSTIFIIIIVALGVGVITIALYWNYWPCKLERRKLPSRQKEKDKEEESQFAVGQAEKWNAHGC; encoded by the exons ATGATGAAAATGCTCCTGTTTGGTGTCTGGGCCCTGCTGGCTTTGATCCTTTGCCCAG GAGCCACAGAAGAGCTCTTTGAGGTTTCTGTTTGGCCAGATCAGGCCCTGGTAAAGTTTGGACAGTCCCTAATGGTCAACTGCAGCACTACCTGTCCAGACCCAGGACCTAGCGGGATTGAGACTTTCTTAAAGAAAACCCAGGTGGGCAAAGGGCCTCGGTGGAAGCAGTTTCTCCTGGAGGATATCACAGAGAGTTCCATCCTGCAGTGCTTCTTCTCTTGCGCCGGGATCCAGAAGGACACAAGCCTGGGCATCACCATGTATC AGCCACCAGAGCAGGTGACCCTGGAGCTGCAGCCTGCATGGGTGGCCGTGGATGAAGTCTTTACAGTGAAGTGCTATGTGCCCCGTGTAGCACCCCTGGAGAACCTCACCCTTACCCTCCTCCAGGGTAACCAAGAACTACATAGAAAGAACTTTATGAGCCTGGCTGAGGCCTCCCAAAGAGCCGAGGTCACCATCAGGGTCAAAGCGCAAAGGGAGGACGACAGGTGCAATTTCTCCTGCCGTGCAGAGCTGGACTTGAGTTCACGTGGAGGCGAGCTCTTTCACTCCAGTTCAGCCATCAAGGTGCTCCGGAGCTTTG AATTCTCTCAGCGCCCGCAAATCCAGGTCCCTCCACTTTTGGAGGTTGGGATGGCAGAGACTGTGAGCTGTGAGGTGGCTAGGGTGTTCCCAGCCAAAGAGGTAATGTTCCACATGTTCCTGGGAGACCAGGAGCTGAGCCCCTTTCTCTTCTGGGAAGAAGACACAGCATGGGCCAACGCTACTGTTCGGGCCATGGAGACTGGGGACCAGGAGCTGTCCTGCCTCGTATCTCTGGGTCCGATGGAACAGAAAACAAGAGAACCAGTGCATGTCTACA GCTTCCCTCCACCAATCCTGGAGATCGAAGAATTATACCCATTTGCAGGGACAGACATTAATGTGACCTGCACAGGGCATGTGTTAACATCACCCAGCCCTACTCTTTGGCTTCAGGGAGTCCCAGACCTCCCTGCCCCTGGGGAGCCTGCCTGGCTTTTACTTACCACCAGGGAGGAAGATGATGGTCGAAATTTCTCCTGTGAGGCCTCTTTGGAGGTTCAAGGTCAGCGGTTCATCAAAACCACTACGATCCAGCTCCATGTCTTAT ATAAGCCACGGTTAGAGGAATCTGGTTGCCCTGGCAACCAGACCTGGGTGGAAGGGACGGAGCAGATGCTTGCCTGCATCCCAAAGGGAAACCCTACTCCATCGTTGGTGTGTACCTGGAATGGAGTGATCTTCGACCTTGAAGTACCACAGAAGGCCACCCAGAACCACACTGGAATCTACTGCTGCACAGCCACTAACCAGCTGGGCTCTGTCAGCAAAGACATTACTCTCATTGTTCAAG GACTGGATGAAGGAAACAGCTCcaccatcttcatcatcatcattgtggCCTTGGGAGTGGGTGTAATCACCATAGCACTATATTGGAACTATTGGCCCTGCAAGCTAGAGAGGAGAAAATTGCCCTCTAGGCAGAAAGAGAAGGACAAAGAGGAGGAAAGCCAGTTTGCTGTTGGACAAGCCGAAAAATGGAACGCACACGGTTGTTAA
- the GH1 gene encoding somatotropin — translation MAAGPRTSVLLAFTLLCLPWPQEVDAFPNMPLSSLFANAVLRAQHLHQLAADTYKEFERTYIPEGQRYSIQNAQAAYCFSETIPAPTGKDEAQQRSDMELLRFSLLLIQSWLGPVQFLSRVFTNSLVFSTSDRVYEKLKDLEEGIQALMRELEDGSPRAGQILKQTYDKFDTNLRSDDALLKNYGLLSCFKKDLHKAETYLRVMKCRRFVESSCAF, via the exons ATGGCTGCAG GCCCTCGGACCTCTGTGCTCCTGGCTTTCACCCTGCTCTGCCTGCCCTGGCCTCAGGAGGTAGACGCCTTTCCCAACATGCCCTTGTCCAGCCTGTTCGCCAACGCAGTGCTGAGAGCCCAGCACCTGCACCAACTAGCTGCTGACACCTACAAAGAGTTT GAACGCACGTATATCCCAGAGGGACAGAGATATTCCATCCAGAACGCCCAGGCTGCCTACTGCTTCTCAGAGACCATTCCAGCCCCCACCGGCAAGGACGAGGCCCAGCAGAGATCC GACATGGAGCTGCTTCGCTTCTCGCTGCTGCTCATCCAGTCATGGCTTGGGCCTGTGCAGTTCCTCAGCAGGGTCTTCACCAACAGCCTGGTGTTCAGCACTTCAGATCGTGTCTATGAGAAGCTGAAGGACCTGGAGGAAGGCATCCAAGCTCTGATGCGG GAGCTGGAAGATGGCAGCCCCCGGGCTGGGCAGATCCTCAAGCAAACCTATGACAAGTTTGACACCAACTTGCGTAGTGACGATGCACTGCTCAAGAACTACGGGCTGCTCTCCTGCTTCAAGAAGGACCTGCACAAGGCTGAGACGTACCTGCGGGTCATGAAGTGTCGCCGCTTCGTGGAAAGCAGCTGTGCCTTCTAG
- the CD79B gene encoding B-cell antigen receptor complex-associated protein beta chain isoform X2: MARLALSPVPSNWLVVLLLLLSGEPAAQTVDQFVDSKGSACSEIWQYPRFIAKKRNSMVKIICDVRISGDVTWFWKQDKDSDLKPLHLEEGRILQNQTGSNATLTIQDIQFQDNGVYYCQIQCSKGLQRGCGTELRVLGFSTWAQLKRRNTLKDGIIMIQTLLIILFIVVPIFLLLDKDDSKAGMEEDHTYEGLNIDQTATYEDIVTLRTGEVKWSVGEHPGQE; this comes from the exons ATGGCCAGGCTGGCTTTGTCTCCTGTGCCCAGCAACTGGCTGGTGGTATTGCTGCTGCTTCTTTCAG GTGAGCCGGCAGCCCAAACAGTGGACCAGTTCGTGGATTCTAAAG GAAGTGCTTGTTCCGAGATCTGGCAGTACCCACGTTTCATAGCCAAGAAACGCAACTCCATGGTGAAAATAATATGCGATGTAAGGATTTCAGGCGACGTGACCTGGTTCTGGAAACAGGATAAGGACTCAGATCTCAAGCCACTGCACCTGGAAGAGGGGCGCATCCTACAGAATCAGACCGGCTCTAATGCCACGCTCACCATTCAAGACATCCAGTTTCAGGACAACGGCGTCTACTACTGTCAGATCCAGTGCTCGAAAGGACTTCAGAGGGGCTGTGGCACCGAACTTCGAGTCTTGG GGTTCAGCACCTGGGCACAGCTGAAGCGGCGGAATACGCTGAAAGATGGCATCATCATGATCCAGACCCTACTCATCATCCTCTTCATCGTCGTGCCCATCTTCCTGCTGTTGGACAAG GATGACAGCAAGGCTGGAATGGAGGAAGATCACACCTACGAG GGCCTGAACATTGACCAGACGGCCACCTACGAGGACATAGTGACTCTGCGGACTGGGGAGGTGAAGTGGTCAGTGGGTGAGCACCCAGGCCAGGAGTGA
- the CD79B gene encoding B-cell antigen receptor complex-associated protein beta chain isoform X1, which yields MARLALSPVPSNWLVVLLLLLSAGEPAAQTVDQFVDSKGSACSEIWQYPRFIAKKRNSMVKIICDVRISGDVTWFWKQDKDSDLKPLHLEEGRILQNQTGSNATLTIQDIQFQDNGVYYCQIQCSKGLQRGCGTELRVLGFSTWAQLKRRNTLKDGIIMIQTLLIILFIVVPIFLLLDKDDSKAGMEEDHTYEGLNIDQTATYEDIVTLRTGEVKWSVGEHPGQE from the exons ATGGCCAGGCTGGCTTTGTCTCCTGTGCCCAGCAACTGGCTGGTGGTATTGCTGCTGCTTCTTTCAG CAGGTGAGCCGGCAGCCCAAACAGTGGACCAGTTCGTGGATTCTAAAG GAAGTGCTTGTTCCGAGATCTGGCAGTACCCACGTTTCATAGCCAAGAAACGCAACTCCATGGTGAAAATAATATGCGATGTAAGGATTTCAGGCGACGTGACCTGGTTCTGGAAACAGGATAAGGACTCAGATCTCAAGCCACTGCACCTGGAAGAGGGGCGCATCCTACAGAATCAGACCGGCTCTAATGCCACGCTCACCATTCAAGACATCCAGTTTCAGGACAACGGCGTCTACTACTGTCAGATCCAGTGCTCGAAAGGACTTCAGAGGGGCTGTGGCACCGAACTTCGAGTCTTGG GGTTCAGCACCTGGGCACAGCTGAAGCGGCGGAATACGCTGAAAGATGGCATCATCATGATCCAGACCCTACTCATCATCCTCTTCATCGTCGTGCCCATCTTCCTGCTGTTGGACAAG GATGACAGCAAGGCTGGAATGGAGGAAGATCACACCTACGAG GGCCTGAACATTGACCAGACGGCCACCTACGAGGACATAGTGACTCTGCGGACTGGGGAGGTGAAGTGGTCAGTGGGTGAGCACCCAGGCCAGGAGTGA